In Candidatus Nezhaarchaeota archaeon, a genomic segment contains:
- a CDS encoding slipin family protein, with the protein MPQPPVLDVLTVALSILLALIALSFLSASLKVVKEYERAVIFRLGRLLGAKGPGLFFIIPGVDKFFKVDLRVVAVDVPKQRIITKDNVSVDVDAAVYYRVFDPIKAVTVVENYNYACQLLSQTTLRDVLGQVELDDLLTRREELNKRLQGIIDTLTDPWGIKVTAVTIKDVALPETMLRAMAKQAEAERERRGRIIIAEGELQAAKIMAEAAKQYQEQPVALRLRELQTLYDIARERNLIVVASSPVFVGEVAALTKALQQREQR; encoded by the coding sequence TTGCCTCAGCCGCCCGTCCTCGACGTGTTGACGGTGGCGCTATCTATTCTACTGGCGCTCATAGCGCTATCCTTCCTCTCAGCTAGCTTAAAGGTGGTGAAGGAGTATGAGCGGGCGGTCATATTTAGGCTAGGTAGGCTGCTGGGAGCTAAGGGGCCGGGGCTCTTCTTCATCATACCCGGGGTCGACAAGTTCTTTAAGGTGGACCTTAGGGTAGTCGCGGTCGATGTGCCTAAGCAGAGGATAATAACGAAGGACAACGTCAGCGTCGACGTCGACGCGGCGGTCTACTACCGGGTCTTCGACCCGATCAAGGCGGTGACCGTCGTCGAGAACTATAACTACGCCTGCCAGCTCCTCTCGCAAACAACGCTGCGCGACGTGCTCGGCCAGGTTGAGCTCGACGACCTACTGACTAGGCGTGAAGAGCTGAATAAGAGGCTTCAGGGCATCATAGACACGCTCACGGACCCGTGGGGCATAAAGGTGACGGCGGTCACTATAAAGGACGTAGCCCTGCCTGAGACCATGCTCAGGGCGATGGCTAAGCAGGCCGAGGCTGAGCGCGAGCGCCGCGGTAGGATCATAATCGCGGAGGGGGAGCTTCAGGCGGCTAAAATAATGGCTGAGGCCGCTAAGCAGTATCAAGAACAGCCCGTGGCCCTGAGGCTAAGAGAACTACAGACCCTCTACGATATAGCTAGGGAGCGCAACTTAATCGTAGTAGCCTCCTCCCCAGTCTTCGTCGGGGAGGTCGCGGCCCTAACAAAGGCTCTACAGCAACGTGAACAGCGGTGA